One Onychomys torridus unplaced genomic scaffold, mOncTor1.1, whole genome shotgun sequence DNA segment encodes these proteins:
- the LOC118575561 gene encoding vomeronasal type-1 receptor 4-like encodes MDLWNLAIRIIFLSQTTTGILGNLSLTFYYLVLYYRECTLKPTDLILMHLMASNALVILSAGVPHTMAVWGLKQFLNDFGCQLLLYIQRFGRSVSIGNTCLLSVFQAITMNPQGFCWKDHKFKAAKYIGCSIDLLWVFYMLINFIFFMYPFIERNSKNETRKHNFGYCSIVGSGEISGSLYVALIVCPEILFSVIIIWSSSSMIVILYRHKQSVQHIRSSSAFSRTSPESRATQNILALVATFLFFYTLSSILRACIAFLYKQNWWLVNITRITSLCFPSFGPFVLMKHYSILSRFSLVWMRNKTS; translated from the coding sequence ATGGATTTATGGAATCTGGCAATTAGAATCATTTTCTTATCACAAACTACCACTGGAATTCTGGGAAACCTCTCCCTTACATTCTACTATCTAGTCCTTTACTACAGAGAATGCACACTAAAGCCGACAGATTTGATTCTCATGCACCTAATGGCATCCAATGCCTTGGTCATTCTCTCTGCAGGAGTGCCCCACACAATGGCAGTTTGGGGATTGAAGCAATTCCTGAATGATTTTGGATGCCAGCTCCTATTGTACATTCAAAGATTTGGGCGAAGTGTGTCCATTGGCAACACTTGCCTCCTTAGTGTCTTCCAAGCCATCACCATGAATCCACAGGGATTCTGTTGGAAAGATCATAAATTCAAAGCTGCAAAGTACATTGGCTGCTCCATTGACCTTCTCTGGGTCTTTTACATGTtgataaatttcattttctttatgtatccTTTCATTGAAAGGAATAGCAAAAATGAGACAAGAAAACACAATTTTGGATACTGCTCAATTGTAGGGAGTGGTGAAATCAGTGGCTCACTCTATGTAGCATTGATTGTGTGTCCTGAAATCCTCTTTTCTGTGATCATCATCTGGTCCAGCAGCTCTATGATTGTCATTCTGTATAGACACAAGCAAAGTGTCCAACACATCCGCAGCAGTAGTGCATTTAGCAGAACCTCTCCTGAGTCCAGAGCTACCCAGAACATCCTGGCATTGGTGgctacctttctgtttttttatacCCTCTCCTCCATCTTACGAGCCTGCATTGCTTTTTTGTATAAGCAAAATTGGTGGCTTGTGAATATCACTCGCATCACTTCTCTATGTTTTCCATCTTTTGGACCCTTTGTTCTTATGAAACATTATTCCATTTTGTCCAGATTCAGTTTGGTCTGGATGAGGAATAAAACCTCTTAA